A window of the Bacillus andreraoultii genome harbors these coding sequences:
- a CDS encoding xanthine phosphoribosyltransferase, with the protein MKLLEEKIKLEGQVLSDSVLKVDKFLNHQIDPELMFAIGKEFANRFKSIHITKILTLESSGIAPAVMTGLILNVPVLFARKRKSLTMIDQLYTSQVYSFTKQENNEISVSKKLLQDTDSVLVIDDFLANGQAARALMDIVSQSGANLVGIGIVIEKVFQNGGHLLRKEGIRIESLAKIASLKDGKVWFIHDEEENEK; encoded by the coding sequence ATGAAGTTATTAGAAGAAAAAATTAAACTAGAAGGTCAAGTACTATCTGATTCTGTTTTGAAAGTGGATAAATTTTTAAATCATCAAATTGATCCAGAATTAATGTTTGCAATCGGAAAAGAATTTGCCAATCGTTTTAAAAGTATTCATATTACGAAGATCTTAACGTTAGAATCGTCAGGTATTGCTCCGGCAGTAATGACTGGCTTAATCTTAAACGTACCAGTATTATTTGCAAGGAAGAGAAAGTCACTAACGATGATTGATCAACTTTATACTTCACAAGTTTATTCATTTACAAAACAAGAGAATAATGAAATATCCGTATCAAAAAAACTATTACAAGATACAGATTCTGTCCTCGTTATTGATGACTTTTTAGCGAATGGTCAAGCTGCAAGAGCTTTAATGGATATTGTGAGTCAGTCAGGAGCAAACCTAGTTGGTATTGGTATCGTTATAGAAAAAGTATTTCAAAACGGTGGTCATTTATTAAGAAAAGAAGGCATTCGAATTGAGTCTCTTGCAAAAATCGCTTCATTAAAAGACGGTAAGGTGTGGTTTATACATGACGAGGAGGAAAATGAAAAATGA
- a CDS encoding Hsp20/alpha crystallin family protein: MSEHLPQKKDSQLNDWNSFFQFFNERPMRNILESIDQFFQNSNLRPGFKVNIQEESDKYIIFAELPGIKKEQIDIQILQNSVTISINQSEYESYQDENVHIFSKRQSFRNISRTIPMYHQIQVQKAKASYRNGLLKIILPKKSGKKIPLED; this comes from the coding sequence ATGAGTGAACATTTACCACAGAAAAAAGATAGCCAATTAAATGATTGGAATTCATTTTTTCAGTTTTTTAATGAACGACCAATGCGAAATATATTAGAGAGTATTGATCAATTCTTTCAAAATTCTAATTTAAGACCCGGGTTTAAGGTGAATATTCAAGAAGAAAGTGACAAATATATCATATTCGCTGAATTACCTGGGATAAAAAAGGAACAGATTGATATTCAAATTTTGCAAAACAGTGTGACGATTTCTATTAACCAGTCGGAATATGAATCGTATCAAGATGAAAATGTTCATATTTTTAGCAAAAGGCAATCATTTAGAAACATTAGCCGTACCATACCGATGTATCATCAAATTCAAGTTCAAAAAGCAAAGGCAAGTTATCGAAATGGATTGTTGAAAATTATATTACCAAAAAAATCCGGAAAAAAAATTCCACTGGAAGATTAA
- a CDS encoding DUF1798 family protein codes for MVNKEILIIETEKVKRYLNETDQIYENARATREEKDFYSIIKPFVDDVHKQLDQWIVLAQNFINEHRPKNLYNQQIIAAAENLKEICVQAFFPKTSYARFKHNVHSINYTLEKLLDEIKRIE; via the coding sequence ATGGTTAATAAAGAGATCTTAATCATTGAGACAGAAAAAGTGAAACGTTATCTAAATGAAACAGATCAAATATATGAAAACGCACGGGCGACTAGAGAAGAAAAAGATTTTTATTCAATCATTAAGCCTTTTGTTGATGATGTACACAAGCAATTGGACCAATGGATTGTTTTAGCGCAAAATTTTATAAATGAACATCGCCCGAAAAACTTATATAATCAGCAAATTATTGCGGCGGCCGAAAATTTAAAAGAAATTTGTGTACAGGCATTTTTTCCGAAAACAAGTTATGCCCGATTTAAACATAATGTCCATTCAATCAACTATACGTTAGAAAAATTATTAGACGAAATAAAGCGAATTGAATAA
- a CDS encoding ribonuclease H-like domain-containing protein, whose protein sequence is MKLKNKLKMYESYLNPITSEQEIEKKEQQVITIPNLEKWNEFGVKPYILEDEYCLVREVRYPIETKRGKYTFQDYMKAVDAWQNTRIEHPLSTKGYNSTDLFFFDTETTGLRGGAGNTIFLLGYAFIEQNEVVVMQHLLPEPGGEIPLYDSFLKSVDYTTLVTYNGKAFDWPQVKTRHTLIREHVPKLPSFGHFDLLHAARRLWKDELPSVKLSIVENEILEINRNDDVPGYLAPIIYFDFVRTKTMDGIMKVMEHNEDDVLSLLILYTHISFQLLGLDRNQTDREKLAVGKWYSSLNESSTAIDVYENALSKLTGSKKWEGLSALANQYKKQKRTQEAVKLWWELINFGYGFEKINACVELAKVLEHKEKNILKALKVCHEAKKEIQLMEEQNDGKRDKLLKELEKRINRLNKKSDN, encoded by the coding sequence ATGAAATTGAAAAACAAGTTAAAAATGTACGAGTCTTATTTAAATCCAATCACAAGTGAGCAAGAAATAGAAAAGAAAGAACAACAAGTAATAACAATTCCAAATTTAGAAAAATGGAATGAATTTGGGGTGAAACCATATATTTTAGAAGATGAATATTGTCTTGTTAGGGAAGTACGTTATCCAATTGAAACAAAACGGGGCAAATATACATTTCAAGATTATATGAAAGCAGTTGACGCGTGGCAAAATACACGAATTGAGCATCCACTTTCTACTAAAGGCTACAATTCCACGGACTTATTTTTCTTTGATACGGAAACAACAGGTCTTCGTGGTGGGGCTGGTAATACCATTTTTCTGTTAGGTTATGCTTTTATTGAACAAAATGAAGTCGTTGTTATGCAACATCTACTACCGGAACCAGGTGGAGAAATTCCGTTATATGATAGTTTTCTAAAATCAGTGGATTATACAACACTCGTTACTTATAATGGAAAAGCTTTTGATTGGCCACAAGTAAAGACTAGACATACATTAATACGTGAACATGTTCCGAAATTGCCGTCTTTTGGACACTTTGATCTATTACATGCTGCAAGGCGGCTTTGGAAGGACGAACTTCCTTCTGTCAAACTTTCAATCGTAGAAAATGAGATTTTAGAAATTAATCGTAACGATGATGTACCAGGCTATTTAGCCCCGATTATTTACTTTGATTTTGTTCGTACAAAAACGATGGATGGAATTATGAAAGTAATGGAACATAATGAAGATGATGTGTTATCTTTATTAATTCTATATACGCATATTTCATTCCAATTATTAGGCCTTGATAGAAACCAAACAGACAGAGAGAAATTAGCTGTTGGAAAGTGGTATTCAAGCTTGAATGAGAGTAGTACTGCAATTGATGTGTATGAAAATGCTCTGTCAAAACTTACCGGATCAAAAAAGTGGGAAGGTTTGTCTGCTTTAGCAAATCAATATAAGAAACAGAAGAGAACTCAAGAAGCAGTGAAACTATGGTGGGAATTAATTAATTTTGGATACGGTTTTGAAAAAATAAATGCCTGCGTTGAATTGGCGAAAGTATTGGAGCATAAGGAAAAAAATATTTTAAAGGCTCTGAAAGTATGTCATGAGGCAAAAAAAGAGATTCAATTAATGGAAGAACAAAATGATGGTAAACGAGACAAGTTGCTAAAAGAACTGGAAAAAAGAATCAATCGTCTAAACAAAAAATCAGATAACTAA
- a CDS encoding DEAD/DEAH box helicase produces MLRKRQLKDVMTWMKETPEIRENITHWETIEEKEAVTVPFPNELHPKLKNALENRGIHSLYSHQKEAFDYGIKGTDFTAVTPTASGKTLCYNLPVLQTILENKEARALYMFPTKALSYDQKSELNEIIDDAGIEINSYTYDGDTPANIRQKIRKAGHIVITNPDMLHSGILPHHTKWVSLFENLKFVIIDELHTYRGVFGSHTANVIRRLKRICEFYGSNPIFICTSATIANPKELAEVLTGKTMRLIHQNGAPSGRKHFVFYNPPIVNKQLNIRRSATLEVRKLASEFLRNKIQTIIFARSRVRVEIILTYLQELIKDKIGAQTIRGYRGGYLPTERREIEKGLRNGDIYGVVSTNALELGVDIGQLQVCIMTGYPGTIASAWQQAGRAGRRHGEALILYVASSAPLDQYVINHPEYFFQQSPEVARINPDNLIILVDHIKCAAFELPFKQGEKFGGLDIEDVLDYLLDQKVLVFSKDKYHWMTDSFPAHNISLRSASQENVVIIDQSNIAHAKVIGEMDTFSALTLLHEEAIYMHQGTQYQVEKLDWEEKKAFVREVQTDYYTDANLAVDLKVLEVDKKRDMKSAVIQYGDVAVQAMATIFKKIKFETHENIGSGPIHLPEQILHTTSTWISLDKEAEWSEDRLEQGLIGVSHALKNMVPMYVMCDPSDVYVTPQMKSSHNEKPTIFLYDRYPGGVGLSEQIYEKLPNIMLEAKNMIENCPCEDGCPSCIGTEGHMYNGKRDAIQLLEAFLAS; encoded by the coding sequence ATGCTAAGAAAACGTCAGCTAAAAGATGTCATGACATGGATGAAAGAGACGCCTGAAATTCGTGAAAATATAACGCATTGGGAAACAATTGAAGAAAAAGAGGCTGTTACCGTACCATTTCCAAACGAACTACATCCGAAATTAAAAAATGCGTTAGAAAATAGGGGGATACACTCGCTATATAGTCATCAGAAAGAAGCGTTTGATTATGGAATAAAAGGAACTGATTTTACTGCAGTAACACCAACAGCCAGTGGTAAAACACTATGTTACAATCTCCCTGTTTTACAAACAATTTTAGAAAATAAAGAAGCAAGAGCACTGTACATGTTTCCAACAAAAGCATTAAGTTATGATCAAAAAAGTGAATTAAATGAAATAATTGATGATGCCGGAATTGAAATTAATAGTTACACGTATGACGGTGATACACCGGCTAACATTCGGCAAAAAATTCGAAAAGCAGGACATATTGTTATTACAAATCCTGATATGCTACACTCAGGAATTTTACCTCATCATACGAAATGGGTATCCTTATTTGAAAATCTAAAATTTGTCATCATTGATGAATTGCATACATATCGTGGTGTTTTTGGTAGTCATACTGCAAATGTAATTCGAAGATTAAAACGAATTTGTGAATTTTATGGTAGTAATCCAATATTTATTTGTACTTCTGCTACAATCGCGAATCCGAAAGAGTTAGCCGAAGTATTAACGGGTAAAACGATGCGTTTAATTCATCAAAACGGTGCGCCAAGTGGAAGAAAACATTTTGTCTTCTATAATCCGCCAATTGTAAATAAACAACTAAATATACGTAGGAGCGCAACATTGGAAGTGAGAAAACTTGCTAGTGAATTTTTAAGGAATAAAATTCAAACCATTATTTTTGCAAGAAGCCGGGTCCGGGTAGAAATCATCCTTACTTATTTACAAGAATTAATAAAAGACAAAATCGGGGCCCAAACGATTCGTGGATATCGTGGTGGTTATTTACCAACTGAACGAAGGGAAATTGAAAAAGGCTTGCGAAATGGTGATATTTACGGCGTCGTTAGTACAAATGCATTAGAGCTTGGTGTTGACATTGGACAATTACAAGTTTGTATCATGACGGGTTATCCTGGAACGATTGCTAGTGCCTGGCAACAAGCAGGGCGTGCAGGACGAAGACACGGAGAGGCATTGATTTTATATGTCGCAAGTTCTGCACCGCTTGATCAATATGTTATTAATCATCCAGAATATTTCTTTCAGCAATCACCAGAAGTTGCCCGTATTAACCCCGATAATTTAATTATACTTGTTGATCATATAAAATGTGCTGCGTTTGAATTACCATTTAAACAAGGGGAAAAGTTTGGTGGACTAGACATTGAAGATGTGCTTGATTATTTGCTAGATCAAAAAGTACTTGTATTTAGTAAAGACAAATATCATTGGATGACCGATTCTTTTCCCGCACATAATATAAGCCTCCGTTCAGCATCTCAAGAAAATGTTGTTATTATTGATCAATCAAATATTGCTCATGCAAAAGTTATCGGAGAAATGGATACATTTAGTGCGTTAACACTCCTTCATGAAGAGGCCATCTATATGCATCAAGGAACCCAATATCAAGTGGAAAAATTAGACTGGGAAGAAAAGAAGGCCTTCGTTCGTGAAGTACAAACAGATTATTATACCGATGCAAACTTAGCTGTCGATTTAAAAGTTTTAGAGGTTGATAAAAAGCGAGATATGAAGAGTGCTGTTATTCAATACGGAGATGTTGCTGTGCAAGCGATGGCTACGATCTTTAAAAAGATAAAATTTGAAACTCACGAAAATATTGGTTCTGGACCTATTCACTTACCTGAACAAATTCTTCATACGACATCAACGTGGATATCATTAGATAAAGAAGCTGAATGGAGTGAAGACCGTTTAGAACAAGGTTTGATAGGGGTAAGTCATGCATTGAAAAACATGGTTCCAATGTATGTCATGTGTGATCCGAGTGATGTCTATGTCACACCGCAAATGAAATCAAGTCATAATGAAAAACCAACAATCTTTTTATATGATAGATATCCTGGTGGGGTTGGCTTAAGTGAGCAAATATATGAAAAGTTGCCTAATATTATGTTAGAAGCAAAAAACATGATTGAAAACTGTCCTTGTGAAGACGGTTGTCCTTCCTGCATTGGAACAGAAGGTCATATGTATAATGGTAAAAGAGACGCTATCCAGCTTTTAGAAGCTTTTCTCGCTTCATAA
- a CDS encoding YppG family protein has product MMYHHPGSNNGWGHRWPNGLGFLPPSSQPHVQQPNLDLSMLDFTGVPTLNNQGGIFYQDPYLNNTGTTNLNNIPIYQILENPLHPIYNQIHSNSTFPLQNNQLPPLSSQNSGPQSSMNSIMQNFKSKDGSIDFNKMFSTAGQLMGTINQFTSLIKGVSQLFKA; this is encoded by the coding sequence ATGATGTATCATCACCCAGGATCTAATAATGGATGGGGGCATAGGTGGCCGAATGGACTCGGGTTTTTGCCACCATCATCTCAACCTCATGTACAACAACCCAACCTAGACTTATCTATGCTGGACTTTACGGGAGTTCCTACACTAAATAATCAAGGCGGTATTTTTTATCAAGATCCATACTTGAATAACACGGGTACGACTAACTTGAATAACATTCCAATTTACCAGATTTTAGAAAACCCTCTCCATCCCATTTACAACCAGATTCATTCAAACTCAACTTTTCCATTACAGAATAATCAATTGCCACCGTTATCGTCTCAAAACAGTGGTCCACAAAGTTCAATGAATAGTATTATGCAAAATTTTAAAAGTAAGGATGGCTCAATTGATTTCAATAAAATGTTTTCTACCGCTGGACAGCTAATGGGTACAATCAACCAATTTACTTCATTAATCAAAGGTGTTAGTCAACTATTTAAGGCGTGA
- a CDS encoding THUMP domain-containing class I SAM-dependent RNA methyltransferase yields the protein MNKFKLLATSPMGIEAIVAKEVRDLGYDCQVENGKITYVGDALAIARSNLWLRTADRVKIVIGEFKATTFDQLFEGTKTLPWELFINEDSEFPVSGKSVKSTLHSVPDCQAIVKKAIVDRLKSKYRNTIWFKETGPKVPIEVSILKDRVTLTIDTSGTGLHKRGYRAYQGEAPLKETLAAALILLTNWTSDRPFVDLFCGSGTIPIEAALIGQNIAPGFNREFISEKWLWMDSKVWDEARIEAEDLANYDCPLQIFGSDIDHKMVDIAKANALEAGLGDLIEFKQMQATDFRTELQYGVVVSNPPYGERLGEREKVEKLYQDLGVTLQALDTWSIYMITSNEKFEQLVGKKATKKRKLFNGFIKTDYYQYYGPRKPIVK from the coding sequence ATGAACAAATTTAAATTACTTGCAACATCCCCAATGGGTATAGAAGCAATTGTTGCAAAAGAAGTTCGTGATTTAGGATATGATTGTCAAGTTGAAAACGGAAAAATTACATACGTTGGTGATGCGTTGGCAATCGCCCGCAGTAATTTATGGTTACGTACAGCAGATCGTGTGAAAATTGTTATAGGTGAGTTTAAGGCGACGACATTTGATCAACTTTTTGAAGGGACAAAAACACTTCCTTGGGAATTATTTATTAACGAAGATAGTGAATTTCCTGTTTCCGGGAAATCAGTTAAATCTACTTTACATAGTGTTCCGGACTGCCAAGCCATTGTAAAAAAAGCAATCGTTGACCGTCTTAAAAGTAAGTATAGAAACACGATTTGGTTTAAAGAGACCGGTCCAAAAGTTCCAATTGAAGTTTCAATATTAAAAGACCGAGTAACATTAACAATCGACACAAGTGGTACCGGTTTACATAAACGAGGATATCGTGCATATCAAGGTGAAGCTCCATTAAAAGAAACATTAGCTGCTGCACTTATATTATTAACAAATTGGACTTCAGATCGTCCGTTTGTCGATCTTTTTTGTGGGTCTGGAACGATACCAATAGAAGCAGCATTAATTGGACAAAATATTGCACCGGGTTTCAACCGTGAATTTATAAGTGAAAAATGGCTTTGGATGGATAGTAAAGTATGGGATGAAGCGAGAATAGAAGCGGAAGACTTAGCTAATTATGATTGTCCATTACAGATTTTTGGCTCTGATATTGATCATAAAATGGTTGACATAGCGAAAGCAAACGCTCTTGAAGCAGGTTTAGGTGATTTAATTGAATTTAAACAAATGCAAGCAACGGATTTTCGAACTGAACTCCAATATGGGGTTGTCGTTTCCAATCCACCATATGGGGAGCGACTAGGTGAACGTGAAAAGGTAGAAAAACTATATCAAGATTTAGGAGTTACATTACAGGCTCTCGACACGTGGTCTATATATATGATTACTTCAAATGAAAAGTTCGAACAATTAGTTGGTAAGAAAGCTACGAAAAAACGTAAGCTCTTTAATGGCTTTATTAAAACAGACTATTACCAATATTATGGACCTCGAAAACCAATAGTAAAGTAA
- the gpsB gene encoding cell division regulator GpsB, giving the protein MIPDNIQLTSKDILEKEFKTSMRGYNQEEVDQFLDIIIKDYENYSKLIETLTIENQKLKKQLDEARKQPPQTTGATNFDILKRLSNLEKHVFGSKLYD; this is encoded by the coding sequence TTGATACCAGACAATATTCAATTAACGTCGAAAGATATTTTAGAAAAAGAGTTTAAAACGAGTATGCGGGGTTATAATCAAGAAGAAGTCGATCAATTTTTGGATATAATTATAAAGGATTATGAAAATTACTCAAAATTAATTGAAACGTTAACGATTGAAAATCAAAAATTAAAAAAACAATTAGATGAAGCTCGAAAGCAACCACCACAAACAACTGGTGCAACGAACTTTGATATCTTGAAAAGATTAAGTAATTTGGAGAAACATGTTTTCGGTAGTAAACTTTATGATTAA
- a CDS encoding EAL and HDOD domain-containing protein, translating into MKTFVARQPILDRSNNTYGYELLFRNNFNRNTASLNNDLATADVLVNSFLNFDLDDLTNHTYYFINFTENLLLNHIPENFPPSKLVIEILETIYPSEEIIAACKYYKKLGYQIALDDYQLDENNPNSFQILPFVDIIKVDFRTTDEEMRKKIIKLKDFFQLRFLAEKVETEEEYQTALLEGFDYFQGYFFQKPVIFTRQEIPTLFHSYLLLIDETKKPEPNIDYLAKIIEGDLSISFKLLKLINNQYVKYHKIESIKQAIMLLGLNEFRRWLYILSLRDSKKNKDPLTENLISMSLVRGKFCELIAEQTNWKKESSSFFLTGMFSLIDSILHVSIHTVVKKLPLKDKIVDALLGENNDYRSVLNVIIAIEQADWTAIPNLLSQLNIHIDAVSEAYMKAIRWSNQLVTETSITLS; encoded by the coding sequence ATGAAAACTTTTGTTGCGAGGCAACCAATTCTTGACCGCTCAAACAATACATATGGATATGAATTACTATTTCGAAATAACTTTAATCGTAATACTGCTTCTTTAAATAACGATCTAGCCACTGCAGATGTTTTAGTGAATAGTTTTTTAAACTTTGACTTAGATGACCTAACAAATCATACTTACTATTTCATTAACTTTACGGAAAATTTATTATTAAATCATATACCTGAAAACTTTCCGCCATCTAAATTAGTGATTGAAATTTTAGAAACAATTTACCCTTCTGAAGAAATTATAGCTGCTTGTAAATATTATAAAAAATTAGGATATCAAATCGCTTTAGATGATTATCAATTAGACGAGAATAATCCAAATTCGTTTCAAATTTTGCCCTTTGTCGATATTATTAAAGTGGATTTTAGGACAACGGATGAAGAAATGAGGAAAAAAATTATAAAATTAAAGGATTTTTTTCAACTACGATTTTTAGCTGAGAAAGTGGAAACAGAGGAAGAATATCAAACTGCACTACTAGAAGGGTTTGATTATTTTCAAGGGTATTTCTTTCAAAAACCCGTTATTTTTACACGGCAAGAAATTCCAACTTTATTTCATTCCTACCTGTTATTAATTGATGAAACGAAAAAGCCTGAACCAAATATTGATTATTTAGCAAAAATTATTGAAGGCGATCTATCCATCTCTTTTAAACTACTAAAACTTATCAATAATCAATATGTGAAGTACCACAAAATTGAATCGATTAAACAAGCGATTATGCTTTTAGGTTTAAATGAATTTAGACGTTGGCTCTATATCCTGTCACTTAGAGACTCGAAAAAAAATAAGGACCCTTTAACTGAGAACCTTATATCTATGAGCTTAGTTCGGGGGAAATTTTGTGAATTAATAGCTGAACAAACGAATTGGAAAAAAGAGTCGTCTAGTTTCTTTTTAACAGGAATGTTTTCTTTAATTGACAGTATATTACACGTGTCGATACATACAGTTGTAAAAAAACTACCTCTTAAAGATAAAATTGTTGACGCACTTTTAGGTGAAAACAATGATTATCGGTCAGTACTTAATGTCATTATTGCTATTGAACAAGCTGATTGGACTGCCATTCCTAATCTTCTTAGTCAATTGAATATTCATATCGACGCGGTTTCAGAAGCTTATATGAAAGCTATTCGGTGGAGTAACCAATTGGTGACTGAAACTTCGATTACCCTTTCTTAA
- a CDS encoding carboxypeptidase M32, translated as MVGENIKECEKQFLNYIEKITAYEEANHVMYWDLRTGAPKNGVERRSEVIGMLSSEIYKMKTSDDMNDFLNLLLSNEAKSVISTITLKSAQECKKTYDRMKKIPIEEYQNYITLQTKAESVWEEAKEKNNFKLFLPYLEELVNTTKRFIEYWGYEENKYNTLLDMYEPGMKVDILDRVFNDLRDGIVQLLQHIKKIEGDHDISFIHHYFPKDRQRDFCIEILKQMGYDFYAGRLDETTHPFQITLNIGDARVTNNYNERDFRVAVFGTMHEGGHALYEQNISKDLVGTPLAEGTSMGIHESQSLFNEIFIGRNRSFWKKNYDLLKQYASGQFDHVSIDDFYRAINEVKPTFIRIEADEVTYPLHIIIRYEIEKALFNDEIEVKDLPEIWKKKYEDYLGIIPKSDRVGVLQDVHWAGGSFGYFPSYALGYIYAAQFKFALLKDLPNFEQLLESGDLLTIKDWFNKKVHKYGKMKEPIEILKEVTGEGPNPKYLLQYLNEKYEEIYAN; from the coding sequence GTGGTAGGGGAAAACATAAAAGAATGTGAAAAACAATTCCTAAACTATATAGAGAAAATCACTGCTTATGAAGAGGCTAATCATGTGATGTATTGGGACTTACGAACAGGAGCACCGAAAAATGGAGTTGAGAGACGTTCAGAAGTTATTGGGATGTTGTCATCTGAAATATATAAAATGAAAACATCAGATGACATGAACGATTTTTTGAACTTATTATTAAGCAATGAAGCAAAATCTGTCATCTCGACTATTACTTTGAAATCTGCCCAAGAATGTAAGAAAACGTATGACCGAATGAAGAAAATTCCAATTGAAGAGTATCAAAATTATATAACCTTGCAAACAAAGGCAGAATCTGTTTGGGAAGAAGCGAAAGAGAAAAATAATTTTAAACTGTTTCTTCCATATTTAGAAGAGCTTGTTAATACAACAAAAAGGTTTATTGAGTATTGGGGTTATGAGGAAAATAAGTATAATACTTTGCTTGATATGTATGAGCCTGGAATGAAGGTAGATATTTTAGATCGGGTTTTTAATGATTTACGAGATGGTATTGTCCAACTATTACAGCATATTAAGAAAATAGAAGGGGATCATGATATTTCCTTTATTCATCATTATTTTCCGAAAGATAGGCAGCGCGATTTTTGCATCGAAATATTAAAGCAAATGGGTTATGATTTTTATGCGGGCCGACTAGATGAAACGACCCATCCTTTTCAAATTACACTTAATATTGGAGATGCAAGAGTAACGAATAACTATAATGAGCGCGATTTTCGTGTCGCTGTTTTTGGTACGATGCATGAAGGTGGTCATGCATTATATGAACAAAATATTTCTAAAGATTTAGTTGGTACACCATTAGCTGAAGGGACATCAATGGGAATCCATGAATCACAATCTTTATTTAATGAGATTTTTATTGGAAGAAATCGTTCATTTTGGAAGAAAAATTATGATTTACTTAAACAATATGCGAGTGGACAATTTGACCATGTTTCGATAGATGACTTTTATCGAGCAATTAATGAAGTGAAACCGACATTTATTCGTATCGAAGCAGATGAGGTTACATATCCGCTACATATTATTATTCGCTATGAGATTGAAAAGGCGTTATTTAATGATGAAATCGAAGTGAAAGATTTACCTGAAATATGGAAAAAGAAATACGAAGACTATTTAGGGATTATTCCAAAAAGTGACCGTGTCGGAGTTCTTCAAGATGTTCACTGGGCAGGTGGGAGTTTTGGCTATTTTCCTTCGTATGCGCTTGGGTACATCTATGCTGCTCAATTTAAATTTGCACTGTTGAAAGATTTGCCTAATTTTGAACAATTATTAGAAAGTGGAGATTTACTGACCATCAAGGATTGGTTTAATAAAAAAGTTCATAAGTATGGAAAAATGAAAGAACCTATTGAGATTTTAAAAGAGGTTACAGGTGAAGGTCCGAATCCGAAATATTTGCTTCAATATTTAAACGAAAAATACGAGGAGATTTACGCTAACTAA
- a CDS encoding CotD family spore coat protein — MPAFPPNVLPPVVYPTQQYVNTNQFTHIVPHIHPSHTTTVNQHMFKHEHFCPHTHSVVNEVCHQHLNCCPPPIMPFGC; from the coding sequence ATGCCTGCATTTCCACCAAATGTGCTACCGCCAGTAGTATATCCAACTCAGCAATATGTAAATACGAATCAATTTACTCACATCGTACCACATATTCATCCGTCACATACAACTACGGTAAACCAACACATGTTTAAACATGAGCATTTTTGTCCACATACGCATTCGGTAGTGAATGAAGTGTGTCATCAACATTTAAATTGTTGCCCACCACCGATAATGCCGTTCGGTTGCTAA